A portion of the Streptomyces sp. NBC_00376 genome contains these proteins:
- a CDS encoding DUF5959 family protein, with protein MGKPEPVDLIHLADAAGGQCVVRVTGRHQPGVLPGHDTLRADVLVSTDFLDARLDLFLSQRDLSTWAQQLEGLAPRGTAEIGGDRGLQLGLRVNEDRSLSVTIHDPDRLSTLFAIQPHDDWVQDHRARLERVRQVWPSEVVEAAPMVYEWSPVRGG; from the coding sequence GTGGGAAAGCCGGAGCCCGTCGACCTGATCCATCTGGCGGACGCAGCCGGGGGCCAGTGCGTCGTTCGCGTCACCGGGCGCCACCAGCCCGGCGTTCTGCCCGGACACGACACCCTGCGCGCCGACGTACTGGTGTCCACCGACTTCCTCGACGCACGGCTCGATCTCTTCCTCTCCCAGCGGGATCTGTCCACCTGGGCGCAGCAGTTGGAGGGCCTGGCGCCCAGGGGCACGGCGGAGATCGGTGGCGACCGAGGGCTGCAGCTCGGTCTTCGCGTCAACGAGGACCGGTCCCTGAGCGTGACGATCCACGACCCCGACCGGCTCTCCACGCTGTTCGCGATCCAGCCGCACGACGACTGGGTCCAGGACCATAGGGCCCGCCTGGAGCGCGTTCGTCAGGTCTGGCCCAGCGAGGTCGTCGAGGCCGCCCCGATGGTCTACGAGTGGAGCCCGGTCCGCGGCGGGTGA
- a CDS encoding TetR/AcrR family transcriptional regulator, protein MRTTGDTRQRIVAAATELFRRQGYAATGMKQIVSEAGAPYGSAYHFFPGGKGQLGEEVIRTSGAAYLELIGSLFADHGADPATATAAAFTGAAETLRELDFTDPCPIATVALEVASTHEALRRATADVFASWIEALAAFYAAAGIAVDTARDTAGSVIALLEGAFMLARAAHDTAPVLAAARASAAIVREALGSAEPCRAVP, encoded by the coding sequence ATGAGGACCACCGGCGACACCAGGCAGCGGATCGTCGCTGCCGCCACCGAACTCTTCCGGCGCCAGGGCTACGCGGCGACCGGCATGAAGCAGATCGTCTCGGAGGCCGGGGCCCCGTACGGCTCGGCGTACCACTTCTTCCCCGGAGGCAAGGGCCAGCTCGGCGAGGAGGTGATCCGTACCTCCGGAGCCGCTTATCTGGAGCTGATCGGCAGTCTGTTCGCCGACCACGGGGCGGATCCGGCAACCGCCACCGCTGCCGCCTTCACGGGCGCGGCCGAGACCCTGCGGGAACTGGACTTCACCGACCCGTGCCCGATCGCCACCGTGGCCCTGGAGGTCGCCAGTACGCACGAGGCGCTGCGTCGCGCGACGGCGGACGTCTTCGCCTCGTGGATCGAGGCCCTAGCCGCCTTCTACGCCGCTGCGGGCATCGCGGTGGACACCGCCCGGGACACCGCGGGCTCGGTGATCGCCCTGCTGGAAGGTGCCTTCATGCTCGCCCGCGCGGCCCACGACACGGCCCCGGTCCTCGCCGCGGCCCGTGCGTCCGCCGCGATCGTCCGTGAGGCGCTGGGGTCCGCCGAACCATGCCGGGCCGTCCCGTGA
- a CDS encoding DUF1203 domain-containing protein — MTTTYQVRAIDPAVLKRLRERDDAGRTRTPLTDPEGGAPLRCCLRHSEAGERIVLVSYAPLRRWAAETDAEPGPYDECGPVFVHAEECDGPASGPGYPAELHGARRVLRAYDGRGHILGGRLIEIPKERAAEVDDALHEVFADPAVALVHVRAVEFGCFMVEARRR; from the coding sequence ATGACCACGACTTACCAGGTGCGGGCCATCGACCCCGCCGTGCTGAAGCGACTGCGGGAACGGGACGACGCCGGTCGGACCCGGACACCCCTCACCGATCCGGAGGGTGGTGCCCCGCTGCGCTGCTGTCTGCGGCACAGCGAGGCGGGCGAGCGCATCGTCCTCGTCTCCTACGCGCCGTTGCGTCGCTGGGCGGCGGAGACGGACGCCGAGCCGGGCCCGTACGACGAGTGCGGTCCGGTCTTCGTTCATGCCGAGGAGTGCGACGGACCGGCTTCCGGCCCCGGCTATCCGGCCGAGCTGCACGGTGCTCGCCGGGTGCTGCGGGCCTACGACGGCCGGGGGCACATCCTCGGCGGGCGACTGATCGAGATCCCCAAAGAACGGGCCGCCGAGGTGGACGACGCACTGCACGAGGTCTTCGCCGATCCGGCAGTGGCCCTCGTACACGTCCGCGCGGTGGAGTTCGGCTGTTTCATGGTCGAGGCGCGCCGCCGGTAG